The following are encoded in a window of Aromatoleum petrolei genomic DNA:
- a CDS encoding error-prone DNA polymerase, with amino-acid sequence MYSTTSFPASSGDAGYAELHCLSNFSFQRGASHPEELVTRAAGLGYAALAITDECSLAGVVRAHQEIRRQALPLHLIIGSEIRLADGPCLVLLATDRAAYGRLSRLISRGRRAADKGEYRLTRADLEDGLPGCLALLVPPGEAPDHAALAADARWLGERFPDSAWLAVELACGPDDAGRLARQQTVARETGLRPVAATGALMHEAARRPLADVLAALRLHATVAETGSRLAANAERRLHERSTLARRYPPELLAETLHIAARCRFRLDELRYEYPAELVPEGETPASWLRGLVEDGLRWRYRPHGELPPRVRTQIEHELALIAELGFEAYFLTVHDIVRFARSRGILCQGRGSAANSVVCWALGITEVDPQLGIMLVERFISKERNEPPDIDVDFEHDRREEVIQYLYAKYGRERAALAATVIRYRARSALRDVGRALGFPPAQIERLTRDHFWFDGRHILPERLRDAGLDPDSPNVRRLTALTEELIGFPRHLSQHVGGFVIARGRLDELVPIENAAMPERTVIQWDKDDLDTLGLLKVDVLALGMLSALRRGLALMSSWHGREFTLADIPREVDAVYDMLSAADSVGVFQVESRAQMTMLPRLRPRRFYDLVVEVAIVRPGPIQGGMVHPYLEARARKERGEEIDYPRPECRAPGAPQDDGVRHVLERTLGVPIFQEQVMQLAVVAAGFTPGDADQLRRAMGAWRRQGELERYRAQLLAGMAARGYRAEFAERLCNQIEGFGSYGFPESHAASFALLVYFSAWIKRFEPAVFLCALLNSQPMGFYSPSQLIQDARRHGVTIRGTDVRASDWDCTLEPQDGTKLPAARLGLRMIKGFNADAAARIAAARSLHPFAGVDDLALRAALDARDLRLLATAGALAGLAGHRRQALWQAAGGLPEEGVLHGAPVRESAAAIAPPSEAQELLADYARLGFTLGRHPLALLRERLSAMRFLTAAEISACPDRKLARAAGIVTCRQRPGTAKGTLFMTIEDETGLANVIIRPELIDRQRRELLGARLLGVFGQISRQGDVTHLLASRVVDHSALLGTLDAKSRDFH; translated from the coding sequence ATGTACAGCACAACATCCTTTCCCGCCTCGTCAGGGGACGCCGGATACGCCGAACTCCACTGTCTGAGCAATTTCAGCTTCCAGCGCGGTGCCTCGCACCCCGAGGAACTGGTCACACGGGCGGCCGGGCTGGGCTACGCTGCGCTGGCCATCACCGACGAGTGCTCGCTCGCCGGCGTCGTGCGCGCACACCAGGAGATCCGCCGCCAGGCGCTGCCACTGCATCTCATCATCGGCAGCGAAATCCGCCTCGCCGACGGCCCCTGCCTCGTCCTGCTCGCCACCGACCGCGCGGCGTACGGCCGGCTCTCGCGCCTTATCAGCCGCGGCCGGCGCGCCGCCGACAAGGGCGAATATCGCCTCACCCGCGCCGATCTCGAAGACGGCCTGCCGGGCTGCCTCGCCCTGCTCGTGCCGCCCGGGGAAGCACCGGACCACGCTGCCCTCGCCGCCGACGCCCGCTGGCTCGGCGAGCGCTTTCCCGACTCAGCCTGGCTCGCCGTCGAACTCGCCTGCGGGCCGGACGATGCCGGACGGCTTGCGCGCCAGCAGACAGTCGCCCGCGAAACCGGCCTGCGTCCCGTCGCGGCCACGGGCGCACTGATGCACGAGGCCGCGCGCCGGCCGCTTGCCGACGTGCTCGCCGCGCTCCGTCTCCATGCCACCGTCGCCGAAACCGGCTCCCGGCTCGCCGCGAACGCCGAACGCCGCCTGCACGAGCGCAGCACCCTCGCCCGCCGCTATCCGCCGGAACTCCTCGCCGAGACGCTGCACATCGCCGCGCGCTGTCGATTCCGTCTCGACGAACTGCGCTACGAATACCCCGCCGAGCTGGTTCCCGAGGGCGAAACCCCGGCAAGCTGGCTGCGCGGCCTGGTCGAAGACGGGCTGCGCTGGCGCTATCGCCCGCACGGCGAGCTTCCCCCGCGCGTGCGCACACAGATCGAACACGAACTCGCCCTGATTGCCGAACTCGGCTTCGAAGCCTATTTCCTCACCGTACACGACATCGTGCGCTTCGCCCGTAGCCGCGGGATCCTGTGCCAGGGACGCGGTTCGGCGGCCAATTCGGTCGTGTGCTGGGCGCTCGGCATCACCGAAGTCGATCCCCAACTCGGCATCATGCTGGTCGAGCGTTTCATCTCGAAGGAACGCAACGAACCGCCCGACATCGACGTCGACTTCGAGCACGACCGGCGCGAAGAGGTCATCCAGTACCTGTACGCGAAATACGGCCGCGAACGGGCCGCGCTCGCCGCCACGGTCATCCGCTACCGCGCGCGCAGCGCCCTGCGCGACGTCGGCCGCGCCCTCGGCTTCCCGCCGGCGCAGATCGAGCGGCTCACGCGCGACCACTTCTGGTTCGACGGCCGCCACATCCTGCCCGAGCGCCTGCGCGATGCCGGCCTCGACCCCGACAGCCCCAACGTCCGGCGCCTCACCGCCCTCACCGAGGAGCTGATCGGCTTTCCGCGCCACCTCTCGCAGCATGTCGGCGGTTTCGTCATCGCCCGCGGCCGCCTCGACGAACTGGTGCCGATCGAAAACGCCGCGATGCCCGAGCGCACCGTGATCCAGTGGGACAAGGACGACCTCGACACCCTCGGGCTGCTCAAGGTCGACGTCCTCGCCCTCGGCATGCTCTCTGCTCTGCGCCGCGGCCTGGCGCTGATGTCGTCATGGCACGGACGCGAGTTCACCCTTGCCGATATCCCGCGCGAAGTCGACGCCGTGTATGACATGCTGTCCGCGGCCGACTCCGTCGGCGTCTTCCAGGTCGAATCGCGCGCCCAGATGACCATGCTGCCGCGCTTGCGGCCCCGCCGCTTCTACGACCTCGTCGTCGAAGTCGCGATCGTCCGCCCCGGGCCGATCCAGGGCGGCATGGTCCATCCCTACCTCGAAGCACGGGCCCGCAAGGAACGCGGCGAGGAAATCGACTACCCGCGCCCGGAATGTCGCGCCCCCGGCGCACCGCAGGACGACGGCGTGCGTCACGTGCTCGAGCGCACACTGGGCGTGCCGATCTTCCAGGAACAGGTCATGCAGCTCGCCGTGGTCGCGGCCGGCTTCACCCCCGGCGATGCCGACCAACTGCGCCGCGCGATGGGCGCTTGGCGCCGCCAGGGCGAACTCGAACGCTACCGCGCGCAGCTGCTCGCCGGCATGGCCGCGCGCGGCTACCGGGCCGAGTTCGCCGAACGACTGTGCAACCAGATCGAAGGCTTCGGCAGCTACGGCTTTCCCGAGTCGCACGCTGCGAGCTTCGCGCTGCTGGTGTATTTCTCCGCCTGGATCAAGCGCTTCGAGCCCGCTGTCTTCCTGTGCGCGCTGCTCAACAGCCAGCCGATGGGTTTCTATTCCCCTTCACAACTGATCCAGGACGCCCGCCGGCACGGCGTGACGATACGCGGCACCGACGTGCGCGCAAGCGACTGGGACTGCACGCTCGAGCCCCAGGACGGCACCAAGCTGCCCGCGGCGCGCCTGGGGCTGCGGATGATCAAGGGCTTCAACGCCGACGCCGCGGCGCGGATCGCCGCAGCACGCAGCCTACACCCCTTCGCCGGCGTGGACGATCTGGCGCTGCGCGCCGCGCTCGACGCCCGCGACCTCAGGCTGCTCGCCACCGCCGGCGCATTGGCGGGGCTCGCCGGCCACCGCCGCCAGGCGCTGTGGCAGGCGGCCGGCGGCCTGCCGGAGGAAGGCGTGCTGCATGGCGCACCGGTGCGGGAAAGCGCCGCCGCGATTGCGCCCCCGAGCGAAGCACAGGAGCTCCTTGCCGACTATGCCCGATTGGGCTTCACGCTCGGCCGCCATCCCCTTGCGCTGCTGCGCGAGCGGCTCAGCGCGATGCGCTTCCTCACCGCTGCGGAAATCTCCGCCTGCCCCGACCGCAAGCTCGCCCGCGCCGCCGGCATCGTCACCTGCCGCCAGCGGCCGGGCACCGCGAAGGGAACGCTGTTCATGACCATCGAAGACGAAACCGGGCTCGCCAACGTGATCATCCGGCCCGAGCTCATCGACCGCCAGCGCCGGGAGCTGCTCGGCGCACGTCTGTTGGGAGTATTCGGGCAGATCAGCCGCCAGGGCGATGTCACGCACCTGCTGGCGAGCCGTGTCGTCGATCATTCCGCGCTGCTCGGCACGCTCGACGCGAAAAGCCGCGATTTCCACTGA
- a CDS encoding 4a-hydroxytetrahydrobiopterin dehydratase: MSPKLGDDERAAALATLPEWAPVPGRDAITRSIRFKDFNAAFAFMTRVALKAEKMDHHPEWFNVYNRVDLTLSTHDAGGLSERDIELARFIDQVAAGS; encoded by the coding sequence ATGAGTCCGAAACTTGGCGACGACGAACGTGCAGCCGCGCTGGCGACGCTACCCGAGTGGGCGCCGGTGCCGGGACGCGACGCGATCACGCGCAGCATCCGCTTCAAGGACTTCAACGCCGCCTTCGCCTTCATGACACGCGTGGCGCTGAAGGCGGAGAAGATGGACCACCATCCGGAGTGGTTCAACGTCTACAACCGCGTCGACCTTACGCTTTCGACTCACGACGCGGGCGGGCTGAGCGAGCGCGACATCGAGCTTGCGCGCTTCATCGACCAAGTCGCAGCGGGTAGCTGA
- the pabB gene encoding aminodeoxychorismate synthase component I, with translation MIDSAHEFALFDDNQNGQGDLLLSLLEEIIPCSRADEVDDAFHAIERARLNGKWVAIAACYELGYALEPRLRGLLRNDGAPLLTAWVYGRAERLSPSETDARIAAVVARCDEHSRLGGVMSLQGEIAEEDYLRSVRHIRDYIAAGDCYQVNFTFALRGRLYGSPLGLYRALRAAQPVRHGALICHADGAVLSRSPELFVERRGDRLHCRPMKGTAARDTDPAALASSEKNRAENIMIVDLIRNDLGRLAPSGGVRVERLCEVEPYPSVWQMTSTVVAEPVKASIADVFRALFPCGSVTGAPKIRAMQIIHELETAPRGIYCGALGWIAPDGDFRFSVPIRTLEVSRDRDARLCLGSGIVADSEPAAEWAESLLKGRFLTDLRPPFGLIETLRCEPGAAEPYPLLARHFARLARSAAAFGFTLDVDAIRRTLLDQAKTLSGPQRVRVELAADGSFALAATPLEDSTAKTPTVIVSTRTISSEDPLLQHKTTARELYDAELRGAMAQGHFDALFFNERDELAEGARTNVYLDLGTGCLLTPPLHCGVLDGVYRRKLLDEGKAREQRLTRTDLSRARAILLSNAARGLFRVELELSG, from the coding sequence ATGATCGACTCCGCGCACGAATTCGCCCTGTTCGACGACAACCAGAACGGCCAAGGCGACCTTCTTCTGTCACTACTGGAGGAGATCATCCCGTGCTCGAGGGCAGATGAGGTCGACGACGCGTTCCACGCAATCGAACGTGCCCGCCTGAACGGGAAATGGGTCGCGATTGCTGCCTGCTACGAACTGGGTTACGCCCTCGAACCCCGCTTGCGGGGGCTGCTACGCAACGACGGCGCCCCGCTGCTGACGGCATGGGTGTATGGCCGCGCCGAACGGCTTTCCCCGTCCGAAACCGACGCGCGGATCGCCGCGGTGGTGGCCCGATGCGACGAGCACAGCCGGCTTGGCGGAGTGATGAGCCTGCAGGGCGAGATCGCCGAAGAAGACTACTTGCGCTCCGTCCGACACATTCGCGACTACATCGCGGCCGGCGACTGCTATCAGGTGAACTTCACGTTCGCGCTGCGCGGACGGCTCTACGGTTCGCCGCTGGGCCTGTACCGCGCATTGCGCGCAGCCCAGCCGGTTCGGCACGGGGCGCTGATCTGCCACGCCGACGGCGCAGTCCTCTCGCGTTCGCCCGAGCTGTTCGTCGAACGCCGCGGCGATCGCCTGCACTGCCGTCCGATGAAGGGCACCGCGGCGCGCGATACCGATCCGGCAGCATTGGCGTCGTCGGAAAAAAATCGCGCCGAAAACATCATGATCGTGGATCTCATCCGCAACGACCTGGGGCGCCTGGCGCCCAGCGGTGGCGTGCGGGTCGAGCGGTTGTGCGAAGTCGAGCCCTATCCGAGCGTCTGGCAGATGACCTCGACGGTTGTCGCCGAACCCGTCAAGGCCAGCATTGCCGACGTGTTCCGGGCCCTGTTTCCCTGCGGCTCGGTCACGGGCGCGCCGAAGATCCGGGCGATGCAGATCATCCACGAACTCGAGACGGCGCCGCGCGGCATCTATTGCGGAGCGCTGGGATGGATCGCGCCCGACGGCGATTTCCGCTTTAGCGTGCCGATCCGCACACTGGAGGTCAGTCGCGACCGCGACGCACGGCTCTGCCTGGGCAGCGGCATCGTCGCCGATTCGGAACCGGCAGCCGAGTGGGCCGAGTCCCTGCTCAAGGGGCGTTTCCTGACCGATCTGCGGCCGCCATTCGGCCTCATCGAAACGCTGCGCTGCGAACCGGGTGCGGCCGAGCCCTATCCGCTGCTCGCCCGCCATTTTGCGCGCCTCGCCCGATCTGCCGCCGCATTCGGCTTCACGCTGGATGTCGATGCGATCCGCCGTACGCTGCTCGATCAGGCAAAGACCCTCAGCGGTCCGCAGCGGGTGCGAGTGGAACTCGCTGCGGACGGCAGTTTCGCGCTAGCCGCCACCCCCCTTGAGGACAGCACGGCGAAAACGCCGACCGTCATCGTTTCGACACGCACGATCTCGAGCGAGGATCCCTTGTTGCAGCACAAGACCACCGCCCGCGAGCTCTACGATGCGGAGCTGCGCGGAGCGATGGCGCAGGGCCACTTCGATGCGCTGTTCTTCAACGAGCGCGACGAACTTGCCGAAGGTGCCCGCACGAACGTGTATCTGGACCTTGGCACGGGCTGCCTGCTCACGCCGCCGCTGCACTGCGGCGTGCTGGATGGCGTGTATCGGCGAAAGCTGCTCGACGAAGGGAAAGCCCGCGAGCAGCGCCTGACGCGCACAGACCTGTCACGCGCCCGTGCCATCCTGTTGTCGAATGCGGCCCGTGGCCTGTTCCGTGTCGAACTGGAACTCAGTGGGTGA
- a CDS encoding bifunctional O-acetylhomoserine aminocarboxypropyltransferase/cysteine synthase has protein sequence MKLETLAVHGGYSPDPTTKAVAVPIYQTTSYAFDDTQHGADLFDLKVQGNIYTRIMNPTQDVLEKRVAAMEGGIAALAMASGMAAITASIQTIAEAGDNIVTSSTLYGGTYNLFAHTLPQYGIEVRFADYRDPDAFERLIDSRTKAVFCESVGNPLGNITDFEKLAEVAHRHGVPVIVDNTVPSPYLCRPFEHGADIVVHALTKYLGGHGNSIGGIIVDSGKFPWAEHKERFKRLNEPDVSYHGVVYTEALGPAAYIARARVVPLRNMGAAISPFNAFLILQGIETLALRMDRICENSVKIARHLTNHPKVSWVNYAGLEEHKDFPLVQRYMGGRASGILNFGVKGGREGGGRFQDALKLVTRLVNIGDCKSLACHPASTTHRQLSPEELVRAGVTEDMIRLSVGIEHVDDLIADLDQALAAA, from the coding sequence ATGAAACTCGAAACGCTTGCCGTGCACGGCGGTTACTCGCCCGATCCGACCACCAAGGCGGTGGCGGTACCGATCTATCAGACCACCTCCTACGCGTTCGACGACACCCAGCACGGCGCCGACCTGTTCGACCTGAAGGTGCAGGGCAACATCTACACGCGCATCATGAACCCGACCCAGGATGTGCTGGAGAAGCGCGTCGCGGCCATGGAAGGCGGCATCGCCGCGCTGGCGATGGCTTCGGGGATGGCGGCGATCACCGCATCGATCCAGACGATTGCCGAAGCAGGCGACAACATCGTCACCTCCAGTACACTGTATGGCGGCACCTACAACCTGTTTGCGCACACGCTGCCGCAGTACGGCATCGAGGTGCGCTTCGCGGACTACCGCGACCCCGACGCCTTCGAGCGCCTGATCGACTCCCGCACCAAGGCGGTGTTTTGCGAGTCGGTCGGCAACCCGCTCGGCAACATCACGGACTTCGAGAAACTCGCCGAAGTCGCTCACCGCCACGGCGTGCCGGTGATCGTCGACAACACCGTGCCCTCGCCCTACCTGTGCCGTCCCTTCGAGCATGGTGCAGACATCGTCGTGCATGCGCTGACCAAGTATCTGGGCGGCCACGGCAACTCGATCGGCGGCATCATCGTCGATTCGGGCAAGTTCCCGTGGGCCGAGCACAAGGAGCGCTTCAAGCGCCTCAACGAACCCGACGTGTCGTACCACGGCGTGGTCTATACGGAAGCGCTCGGACCGGCGGCCTACATCGCGCGTGCGCGCGTGGTGCCGCTGCGCAACATGGGTGCCGCGATCTCCCCATTCAACGCCTTCCTGATCCTGCAGGGGATCGAGACGCTGGCGTTGCGCATGGACCGCATCTGCGAGAACTCAGTGAAGATCGCGCGCCATCTCACCAACCACCCGAAGGTCAGCTGGGTCAATTACGCGGGACTGGAAGAGCACAAGGACTTCCCGCTGGTGCAGCGCTACATGGGCGGCCGCGCCTCGGGCATCCTGAACTTCGGCGTGAAGGGCGGCCGTGAAGGCGGTGGTCGCTTCCAGGATGCGCTGAAGCTGGTGACGCGCCTCGTGAACATTGGTGACTGCAAGTCGCTCGCCTGCCATCCGGCCTCGACAACGCACCGCCAGCTCTCGCCCGAGGAGCTCGTGCGCGCCGGCGTGACCGAAGACATGATTCGCCTGTCGGTCGGCATCGAGCATGTCGACGACCTGATCGCGGACCTGGATCAGGCGCTGGCCGCAGCCTGA
- a CDS encoding sensor domain-containing diguanylate cyclase — protein MARDQHVSAWPLRPCAAGESEWVKSPCDFVVMIYLALFAGYLLSLRYVDDFSSLTGLQGLMSFPRTSLAIFLVVAFLSLTALGLWMLDGVFAADGLGGAETEVNIFVPFLGLSLLLLAVVVAWAVWPLMCTAGEYSRAGSEGAERSFPPPTDFSVGETPDFSRVELPVSEYALETYKAAVDHAPTAIMITNNRGRIEYVNAAFLKTSGYSRSEILGRSPAMFGAGHTRSEIYADLWQTILSGNVWRGEVCNRRKSGEEYWENMAISPLRDRFGRVSHFVAVREDITERKGREEDLRQLAQVDALTGIANRRYLIERAEQERRRAERFGQPLAVLMVDIDHFKAINDEHGHALGDQAIRMVAQTCAASVREIDIVGRYGGEEFVIVLPGTLPEGARELADRLRQRVAGIEISGADGTPVAVTVSIGFAAFEPGDELEQLLAAADAALYRAKSLGRNCVVAVTDCLRLMPPGDVQ, from the coding sequence GTGGCGAGGGATCAGCATGTTAGCGCATGGCCCCTGCGCCCGTGCGCCGCAGGGGAGAGTGAGTGGGTCAAAAGCCCCTGTGATTTTGTGGTTATGATTTATTTGGCATTATTTGCGGGCTATCTACTATCATTGCGGTATGTCGATGATTTCTCCTCGTTAACCGGGCTCCAAGGGCTGATGTCTTTCCCCCGCACGTCGTTGGCAATTTTCCTCGTGGTGGCGTTCCTGTCGCTCACCGCGCTAGGGCTCTGGATGTTGGACGGCGTGTTTGCGGCCGACGGTCTTGGTGGCGCCGAAACCGAAGTGAACATCTTCGTGCCTTTCCTCGGCTTATCGCTGCTGCTGCTCGCGGTTGTCGTCGCATGGGCGGTATGGCCCTTGATGTGCACGGCCGGCGAGTACTCGCGGGCCGGTTCGGAGGGGGCGGAGAGGAGCTTCCCGCCGCCGACCGATTTTTCCGTCGGCGAGACGCCGGATTTCAGCCGTGTGGAGCTTCCGGTCAGCGAGTACGCACTGGAAACCTACAAGGCGGCAGTCGATCATGCCCCGACCGCAATCATGATCACGAACAACCGCGGCCGGATCGAATACGTGAACGCCGCCTTCCTGAAGACCTCGGGGTATTCGCGTAGCGAGATCCTCGGCCGCAGCCCGGCGATGTTCGGTGCGGGGCATACGCGCAGCGAGATCTATGCGGACCTGTGGCAGACGATCCTTTCCGGCAACGTATGGCGGGGCGAGGTATGCAATCGCAGGAAGAGCGGCGAGGAATACTGGGAGAACATGGCGATCTCGCCGCTGCGGGATCGCTTCGGGCGGGTGTCGCATTTCGTCGCGGTGCGTGAGGACATCACCGAACGCAAGGGGCGCGAGGAGGATCTGCGGCAGCTGGCGCAGGTGGACGCGTTGACGGGCATTGCGAATCGCCGCTATCTGATCGAGCGCGCCGAGCAGGAGCGGCGGCGGGCAGAGCGTTTCGGGCAGCCCTTGGCGGTGCTGATGGTCGACATCGATCATTTCAAGGCTATCAACGACGAGCACGGGCATGCCCTGGGCGATCAGGCGATCAGGATGGTGGCGCAGACCTGTGCCGCGAGCGTGCGCGAGATCGACATCGTGGGGCGCTATGGCGGCGAGGAGTTCGTCATTGTCTTGCCGGGGACCTTGCCTGAAGGGGCTCGGGAGCTTGCGGACCGTTTGCGGCAGCGGGTCGCGGGGATCGAGATCTCGGGAGCCGACGGCACGCCCGTCGCGGTTACGGTGAGTATCGGCTTTGCCGCGTTCGAGCCCGGCGACGAGCTGGAGCAGTTGCTGGCGGCGGCGGATGCGGCGCTGTACCGGGCGAAGAGCCTGGGTCGCAACTGTGTGGTGGCGGTCACCGACTGCCTGCGCCTGATGCCGCCGGGAGACGTGCAGTAA